The Macrotis lagotis isolate mMagLag1 chromosome 6, bilby.v1.9.chrom.fasta, whole genome shotgun sequence genome includes a window with the following:
- the LOC141492234 gene encoding ribonuclease pancreatic-like, with the protein MAQMSSHMILLLLGLLLLGLVQQSAGKESPAKKFQRQHMDSGNLISDDNNYCNHMMKARSMTQGRCKPVNTFIHEPKELVDAVCQEPNITCKNGQHNCHESSLPMTLTHCSQTGASKYPNCQYRASYLTKHIIVACEGKVYVPVRFDAMCRMGELILEKRESFLAIIYIIAITISSSLTKVSEIATSS; encoded by the coding sequence ATGGCTCAGATGAGTTCCCACATGATACTTCTCCTACTGGGGTTGCTCCTCTTGGGGCTGGTCCAACAATCAGCTGGCAAAGAGTCCCCTGCAAAGAAGTTTCAGCGGCAGCACATGGATTCAGGGAACTTGATCAGCGATGACAACAACTACTGCAACCACATGATGAAGGCCAGGAGCATGACTCAAGGGAGGTGCAAGCCTGTCAATACTTTCATCCATGAGCCTAAAGAATTAGTTGATGCTGTTTGCCAGGAGCCTAACATCACCTGCAAGAATGGGCAACATAATTGTCACGAGAGTAGTTTGCCTATGACCCTCACCCACTGTAGCCAGACTGGAGCCTCCAAATACCCCAACTGCCAGTATCGGGCTTCCTATCTTACCAAACATATCATTGTGGCCTGTGAAGGGAAAGTCTATGTGCCTGTGCGTTTTGATGCTATGTGTAGAATGGGGGAGTTGATTCTGGAGAAAAGGGAATCCTTCCTTGCCATAATTTACATCATTGCCATCACTATTTCTTCCTCCCTGACAAAAGTGTCTGAAATAGCAACTTCTTCTTGA